In Miscanthus floridulus cultivar M001 chromosome 5, ASM1932011v1, whole genome shotgun sequence, one genomic interval encodes:
- the LOC136454952 gene encoding uncharacterized protein, with product MRAWLCLASSPLCTAAPFFFFQPARARAPRWSAPSPRASLGLRWSAPRSTRRHATLDRAVSATPPCTSASPPPYAPARPPCSPWLRVGLLLLGTPGSSTLPPPAPLHQSSTPLWYDRSTAAPAGPRSQSPRLALPVPVFTCSCAVASTTRRAAQPAGAGHPMSEHARASSPSLDRQPRNAGPRLPWMRPSPPCRARSVSQRSRSPTSPRCPTAAEAAGISPHRLASPPPPRATLCRWSDFGPAVSVPALLCSLRVASVFWKEGEEGATDVSAPARCHCRSLCAKTRPGQVTATGVTSVSLQLLSLCASAILFLLVSALEPWSTAAAVTQSIVSLFPSCMHSRLCLASSPLCTAVPFFFFQPTRARAPRWSAPSPRMSLGLRWSAPRSTRRHATLDRAVSATPPRTSASPPPYAPARPPCPPWLRVGLLLLGTPGSSTLPPPAPLHQSSTPLWYGRSTAAPAGPRSQSLRLAPPVPVFTCSCAVASTTRRAAQPAGAGRPVSERAHASSPSLDRQPRNAGPRPPWMRPSPPCRARSVSRRSRCPTAAEAAGISPHRLASPPPPGATLCRWSDFGPAASVPALLCSLRFASGFWKEGEEGVLIQAKTLYGVFTAIIPGTLNSTLDLGLISEKRRGHFAYLPCMWA from the exons ATGCGTGCCTGGCTTTGCCTTGCCTCCTCTCCTCTATGCACAGCggcgccattcttcttcttccagCCCGCGCGCGCTCGAGCTCCGCGCTGGTCCGCGCCTTCCCCGCGAGCGAGCCTCGGCCTGCGTTGGTCTGCTCCCCGCAGCACGCGCCGCCACGCCACACTAGACCGAGCCGTGAGCGCTACTCCTCCGTGCACCTCCGCATCGCCACCGCCGTACGCGCCCGCACGACCACCGTGCTCGCCTTGGCTCCGCGTGGGTCTGCTGCTCCTTGGCACACCGGGCAGCAGCACCTTGCCTCCACCCGCGCCTCTCCACCAGAGCTCCACGCCGCTCTGGTATGACCGCTCCACCGCGGCACCCGCTGGGCCACGCTCGCAGTCGCCGCGCCTCGCGCTGCCGGTACCGGTCTTCACCTGCAGCTGCGCCGTCGCCTCCACTACTCGCCGAGCCGCTCAACCCGCTGGTGCTGGTCACCCCATGAGCGAGCATGCCCGTGCCTCTTCGCCCTCGCTGGACCGTCAGCCCCGCAACGCTGGACCACGGCTGCCATGGATGCGCCCGTCGCCGCCGTGCCGTGCCCGCTCGGTGTCTCAGCGTTCGCGCAGCCCCACCTCACCGCGCTGCCCCACTGCAGCCGAGGCCGCTGGCATTTCCCCGCACCGCCTCGCGTCCCCTCCACCGCCGAGAGCCACGCTGTGCCGGTGGTCGGATTTTGGGCCGGCCGTGTCCGTCCCGGCGCTCCTCTGCTCCCTGCGTGTCGCTTCTGTATTTTGGAAGGAAGGTGAGGAAGGG GCCACTGATGTCTCTGCACCTGCGCGTTGTCACTGTCGTTCACTCTGCGCCAAGACAAGGCCAGGACAGGTCACAGCGACAGGGGTCACCTCCGTGTCTCTACAGCTGCTCTCGCTCTGCGCCAGCGCCATCCTTTTCCTCCTTGTGAGCGCGCTCGAGCCCTGGAGTACTGCCGCGGCGGTCACGCAGTCTATTGTTTCCCTTTTCCCTTCATGTATGCATTCCCGGCTTTGCCTCGCCTCCTCTCCTCTATGCACAGCggtgccatttttcttcttccagCCCACGCGCGCTCGAGCTCCGCGCTGGTCCGCGCCTTCCCCGCGAATGAGCCTCGGCCTGCGTTGGTCTGCTCCCCGCAGCACGCGCCGCCACGCCACACTGGACCGAGCCGTGAGCGCTACTCCTCCGCGCACCTCCGCATCGCCACCGCCGTACGCGCCCGCACGACCACCGTGCCCGCCTTGGCTCCGCGTGGGTCTGCTGCTCCTTGGCACACCGGGCAGCAGCACCTTGCCTCCACCCGCGCCTCTCCACCAGAGCTCCACGCCGCTCTGGTACGGCCGCTCCACCGCGGCACCCGCTGGGCCACGCTCGCAGTCGCTGCGCCTCGCGCCGCCGGTACCGGTCTTCACCTGTAGCTGCGCCGTCGCCTCCACTACGCGCCGAGCCGCTCAACCCGCTGGTGCTGGTCGCCCCGTGAGCGAGCGTGCCCATGCCTCTTCGCCCTCGCTGGACCGTCAGCCCCGCAACGCTGGACCACGGCCACCATGGATGCGCCCGTCGCCGCCGTGCCGTGCCCGCTCGGTGTCTCGGCGTTCGCGCTGCCCCACTGCGGCCGAGGCCGCTGGCATTTCCCCGCACCGCCTCGCGTCCCCTCCACCGCCAGGAGCCACGCTGTGCCGGTGGTCGGATTTTGGGCCGGCCGCATCCGTCCCGGCGCTCCTCTGCTCCCTGCGTTTCGCTTCTGGATTTTGGAAGGAAGGTGAGGAAGGGGTATTAATCCAAGCAAAAACGTTATACGGGGTTTTTACTGCAATAATACCTGGCACATTGAACAGTACTCTGGACCTAGGACTGATTAGTGAAAAGCGTAGGGGCCATTTCGCGTATCTGCCATGCATGTGGGCTTGA